Proteins encoded together in one Pseudomonas arsenicoxydans window:
- a CDS encoding DUF3141 domain-containing protein, with amino-acid sequence MGQEENIALQDEGLSPASGLFEHLNHLQRLNTRNVLDALQARQANTYAPSSLGQLRQPTPTDWQEYFTDLGQRSVLFWDTLRQRGDNTLAHERAGYPLLLKFNHETLVAGEDLPRPVNYSLLQILAAPGQQLDSKKQPVIIIDPRGGHGSGIGGFKQDSVIGESLRAGHPTYFISFSHSPCPGQTLDDIVEAQARFIEVVSARHLDSAKPVVIGNCQAGWALMGLAATRPELPGLIIVNGAPLSYWAGVNGRNPMRYTGGLLGGGWMARLGSDLGNDRFDGTWLVSNFESLDPANTYWGKYYHLFSEVDSEAARFLDFERWWGSPTLLNGEEIEMIVDDLFIGNQLSGGLGRKSSGLDLKRIEVPVVVFCSYGDNITSPQQALDWIADVYPSDLALQEAGRTIVYLRHASIGHLGIFVSGDVARREHRQLLGAVDAINELPGGLYEMLIDDLPEGADTAYAVRFERRRIADIHGEVPTPRDDDREFALVERASVINNSLYDGFVRPWLRQLINEPAAELMRKTHPFHQQQVMWNSLNPALWWLAGSAAQVSKDRQPASPDNPLLAWQALFSNQVQDALNGYRDLRDAAQEMCFYGVYGVLDSLAGTPPGRNLQAHAEQHDKVLIERLQDALPLGGLMEALIRILFLLERDSDEPGKQGVDKLIQQLQVLLQDHSAKPLDLRDTLNLQKLLVATLPQASLLSLPLLLTEVEERQQVLAAVANLLPDLLTSGASHPVWCELHSLLDVSMPGFNLTQPPGATDIQEQVPVAAPEPIKQTAPVVTPESAPSKPIKQKAAVVAPAPIVRNTGPVRKPAMGKKTAKKPPVK; translated from the coding sequence ATGGGTCAGGAAGAAAATATTGCGCTGCAAGATGAAGGGTTGTCGCCTGCGTCCGGTTTGTTCGAGCACCTGAACCATCTTCAGCGCCTCAACACCCGCAACGTTCTCGACGCCCTGCAAGCGCGTCAGGCAAACACCTACGCCCCTTCAAGCCTTGGGCAACTCAGGCAACCGACGCCGACTGACTGGCAGGAATACTTCACCGACCTAGGTCAACGCAGCGTGTTGTTCTGGGACACCTTGCGCCAGCGCGGCGACAACACCCTGGCGCACGAACGCGCCGGGTATCCGCTGCTGCTCAAGTTCAATCATGAAACCCTGGTGGCCGGTGAAGACCTGCCGCGCCCGGTCAACTACTCGCTGCTGCAGATCCTCGCGGCCCCCGGGCAACAACTCGACAGCAAAAAACAACCGGTGATCATCATTGACCCGCGCGGTGGCCACGGCTCGGGTATTGGCGGTTTCAAGCAGGACTCGGTCATTGGCGAAAGCCTCAGGGCGGGTCACCCGACCTATTTCATCTCGTTCAGCCATTCACCGTGCCCGGGCCAGACCCTCGACGACATCGTTGAAGCCCAGGCGCGATTTATCGAAGTGGTCAGCGCCCGACATCTCGACAGCGCCAAACCCGTGGTGATCGGCAATTGTCAGGCAGGTTGGGCATTGATGGGGCTGGCAGCCACTCGGCCGGAACTGCCGGGGCTGATCATCGTCAATGGCGCGCCACTGTCGTATTGGGCCGGCGTCAACGGACGCAATCCGATGCGTTACACCGGCGGTTTGCTGGGCGGCGGCTGGATGGCCCGCCTGGGCAGCGACCTGGGCAATGACCGTTTCGACGGCACCTGGCTGGTGAGCAATTTCGAAAGCCTCGACCCGGCCAATACTTATTGGGGCAAGTACTATCACTTGTTCAGCGAAGTCGACAGCGAGGCGGCACGGTTTCTGGATTTCGAGCGCTGGTGGGGCAGCCCGACCTTGCTCAACGGCGAAGAGATCGAAATGATTGTCGACGACCTGTTCATCGGCAATCAGCTGTCCGGCGGCCTGGGACGCAAGAGCAGCGGGCTTGATCTCAAACGCATCGAAGTGCCGGTGGTGGTGTTCTGCTCTTATGGCGACAACATCACCTCCCCGCAACAGGCACTGGACTGGATCGCCGACGTGTATCCCAGCGATCTCGCCCTGCAAGAGGCCGGACGCACCATCGTTTACTTGCGCCACGCGAGCATCGGTCACCTGGGCATCTTTGTGTCCGGCGATGTCGCCCGGCGTGAGCACCGTCAGTTGCTGGGTGCGGTCGACGCGATCAACGAACTGCCGGGCGGGCTGTATGAAATGCTCATCGATGACCTGCCAGAGGGCGCAGACACGGCCTACGCGGTACGTTTCGAACGTCGGCGTATCGCCGACATCCACGGCGAGGTCCCGACACCCCGTGATGATGATCGCGAATTCGCCCTGGTCGAGCGCGCATCGGTCATCAACAACAGCCTTTACGATGGCTTTGTAAGGCCATGGCTGCGTCAGTTGATCAACGAACCGGCTGCCGAGCTGATGCGCAAGACCCATCCGTTCCATCAGCAGCAAGTCATGTGGAACAGCCTGAACCCGGCACTGTGGTGGCTGGCAGGCAGCGCTGCGCAAGTGAGCAAGGATCGCCAACCCGCGAGTCCGGACAATCCGTTATTGGCCTGGCAGGCGTTGTTTTCCAACCAGGTTCAGGACGCCTTGAACGGCTACCGCGACTTGCGTGATGCCGCTCAGGAAATGTGTTTTTACGGTGTATATGGCGTACTCGACAGCCTCGCTGGCACTCCTCCTGGGCGCAATCTCCAGGCGCATGCCGAGCAGCACGATAAGGTCCTGATCGAACGTCTGCAGGACGCCCTGCCCCTGGGTGGTTTGATGGAAGCCCTGATCCGCATTCTGTTTCTGCTGGAGCGCGACAGCGACGAACCCGGCAAGCAAGGCGTCGACAAGCTGATCCAGCAATTGCAGGTGCTGCTCCAGGACCATAGCGCCAAGCCGCTGGACCTGCGCGACACCCTGAATCTGCAAAAACTGCTGGTTGCTACCCTCCCGCAAGCCAGTCTGCTCAGCCTGCCTTTGTTGCTGACCGAGGTCGAAGAGCGCCAGCAAGTGCTGGCGGCCGTCGCCAATTTGCTGCCAGACCTGCTGACCAGCGGCGCGAGCCATCCCGTGTGGTGCGAGCTGCACTCGCTGCTCGACGTGTCGATGCCAGGTTTCAACCTGACCCAACCTCCCGGCGCAACCGACATCCAGGAGCAAGTGCCCGTTGCGGCACCCGAGCCAATCAAGCAAACAGCGCCGGTCGTCACGCCTGAGTCGGCACCGTCCAAGCCCATCAAACAAAAAGCCGCTGTGGTCGCCCCCGCGCCAATCGTCAGAAATACGGGTCCCGTTCGCAAACCTGCCATGGGCAAAAAAACCGCGAAAAAACCGCCGGTGAAGTAA